The window GAGTGCGCGGATTCCATCGGGGCCAGGAAACTAATCAGATTTCCACTCACAGGCCGGATATATGTAAGCAATCTGTTCCTTGTTTGCCTCAATTGAAAAACATCCTTGCGAAACGGGATGGGTCCATATATGTTCTTGGGATGGGGGGTTTTATTGACATTATGATTTGATCTATATACAGTAACGGGTCGCGATATGGGAAAGGCCCGGGAAAATGGAAACTTAAACAAGGGGGGGTTCTTCAATGGGTTTTTGGCAGCGCGTCAAAAAAGATCTTCAACTCGCCATGCAAGAGGGGGCGGACCTTTTTAAGGAGGGGACCACCACCTTCACCACCAAGACCCGAAGAATTGCTAAAAAAAGTTCCGCTTCGGTCAAAACGGAGGCGACCCGGGTCGGGAAAATCGGAAAATTACGATACCAGCATTTTTGGCTTAATAAAGAAGCCCAGAAAAAATTTGCGGATATTGGAGGCCGGATTTACGATCAGGTTTCAAACAAAACCATTGAATATCATTTTGATGAACCGACACAAACCCTCATTTCGGAAATAGAAAAAATGGAAGGGCAAATTAAAAAAGTGAAAGGTGAAATTCAATCTTTATCCAAAAAGGGAGAAAAACCTCCCCCCCGTGAAAGCGGTATGGGAGGGGTTTGAGCACATTCTCAGGAATTAGGGGGGTGACAGACCTGAGGGGGAGTGTCCGGAAAGTTTTTTTCAAGGATCGAATTCAATGCAAGGAATTTTTTTGGGAGGAAATAACATGATCAAGTTTTGTATACAATTCAAATTAGGGGTTCCCTTGTTTTTAGGAGTTTTTTCTTTATGGCTGGCAGGATGTGCGGGACCGTCTTTAAACGTTGAAAAGATTTCGCCCACCGAAAATCCATCTCAGCTTATTGCTCAATTAAAAAAAGATTTGACCCAATCCCGTGAGGAAAAGGTGGATGCCCTTTCTCCATCCTGGTTTGAAAAGGCGGAAGGTTCCTTTACCCGCGCGCAAACCACACGGGATCAGGGGCGGGAGCTTGAGGATATCCTTAAGGAAGTTGCCCAAGGAAGGGCCGAATTGGTACAGGCCAAGGAGTTTGCCGAAGTGGCACGGATGGTTTTACCCAACGCCATTCAGGCGCGGGATGATGCCCGGGCGGTACGTGCCACCCAGTTTGGAAGAGAATATATGAAGGCTGAAGAGGGGTTTATCCGATTGACCACTTCAATTGAAAAAAATAATTTAGATTGGGCCAAGAAACAACAAGGGGCCATTGTTCAACAATATAGGGATTTAGAATTGAGGGCCATACAGGAAAATGCGTTGGGTCAAATTCGGAAAATGATTGCTGATGCGGAAACCCAGGGAGCCAAAAAAATGGTTCCTCTGACCTTTGAAGATGCGGTCAAAAAGGAAACCGAAGCGGAAGAATTTATTTCCAAAAACCGGTATGATCAACAAAAAATTCAGGAAAAAGCAAATTTGGCTTTTTTCCATGCTAACCGGCTTAAACAAATCACACGGGAGGCTCAAGAGCTTAAAAGCAAAACGCCTGAAGAAATATCACTCTGGGTGGAAGGGATGTTGGTTGAGGTTTCTGGACCCCTTGAAGGTTCAGATATGAGACACCTTCGCTTCGAATCTCAAATCAAAAACATTAAAAACTCTATTGCCGGGCTTCAAAAAGAAAATTCGGAGTTAACCAAGAAAACCGAAATGCAGCAGGAAAAATTACAGGAAACCTCCCAGATTAAGCAAAGTGAAATTGAATCCCTTAAAAACCAAGTGTCGGCTCTGGAGGGAAGAACCCTTACGGAGAAAGAAGCCATCGCAAGACTGGAAGCAGATAAAAGGTTCAACCGTCTTTATGAAGAGGTGAGGCAATATT is drawn from Nitrospiria bacterium and contains these coding sequences:
- a CDS encoding OmpA family protein; this encodes MIKFCIQFKLGVPLFLGVFSLWLAGCAGPSLNVEKISPTENPSQLIAQLKKDLTQSREEKVDALSPSWFEKAEGSFTRAQTTRDQGRELEDILKEVAQGRAELVQAKEFAEVARMVLPNAIQARDDARAVRATQFGREYMKAEEGFIRLTTSIEKNNLDWAKKQQGAIVQQYRDLELRAIQENALGQIRKMIADAETQGAKKMVPLTFEDAVKKETEAEEFISKNRYDQQKIQEKANLAFFHANRLKQITREAQELKSKTPEEISLWVEGMLVEVSGPLEGSDMRHLRFESQIKNIKNSIAGLQKENSELTKKTEMQQEKLQETSQIKQSEIESLKNQVSALEGRTLTEKEAIARLEADKRFNRLYEEVRQYFKPEEAEIFKQGGDLLIRLKAMKFPIGQSVILPDNFSLLTKVQRAIRTFKEPLVMIEGHTDSTGSQAINETLSKERAEAVRKYLIANETVLGSNVKAVGFGSQKPLVSNETPEGRAVNRRIDVVIRPLSSSS